The nucleotide sequence GTCGAAATATAGGTTTCATATAGATGAAGAACTTCTTGTGTGAATCCATAAAAGAAAACACTGATGAGAAAATGGACTGAATTCTGGCCAAACACGACGAGGACCCCATGTGCAAATTTCAACTCATTGGTATGGATAGCTCACCCGCTTCTAGCTTCGCTCTTCAGGCTCCCTTGATAATAACATCTTCCTTTCCATCCCCGCTCTGACAAAGTAAGAGCTAAATTACACATGTGAGACAGTAAATAAACAAAAGAAGGACAATGAATGCAACATGGACAGAACTCATATCTTATAATGAACCACACCTTCCAAAAAACATATCCACCCTAGCTGCATGGCAGACTATAATAATTGGCTTGCACCAGATGCATGACATTGCTTTGTTTGTTAGCCTCAGCAACACAACAAAGGCATACAAGAAAACAAAATGATTCAATAGGCTGCTGCTAAGACCATGGACAAAAtatagaagcaaacaaataaagcaAGGAAAGGAACAAAAGTAGCAATCCTAGGCCCTACCAGGAGGAAAAAAGGCACATATTTATACACCAGTAAAAAACAAGCAATGAAGGCAAGGAAACAACCAAAATTAAGTGCACAGAGAGAATAATAGTCTTACTCTCTACCAGGAGCAAGACATAAAAAAGGCACTCATTGGCCACTCCCCATAAGAGGAGCAGAGAGGAGGACAAGGGTCGACCTGCAGATCCGTGGCGCCCGGGCACCCCTAAGATTGGTTGGTCAGAGTTGCGTTGCATCATCATCAGAATCATTCATCACCATGATTATCGTCAGTGTATCTCAGaagaagagaggagaaaaaaatggACCTGGTAAGCGAACCTGAGGCCTTCCCCCTGGCCTGCCCCATCAGATCCGCGCTCGTCAACGGCCCTGCATTCAGGGATTCGCAGACAGTCAGACAAAGCGAGCAGCAGACGAATCATCCCAAGAAGCGAGAGCGAGATGTTTGGCTTACGAGGCAGCGCGATAGCGGCGTCGCGGGAGAAGGGCTCGGGCACGGGCACGCCGGTGGGCCTGTtggcgtcgtcgccgtcgcccagtGCCGGCAGCTGCTGCGGGGAGGatgcggcggaggcggaggagacTGCGGAGCGGCGGGGGCGGACGGAGACGGCGTGGAAGGGCAGCCGCCGCGGACGCGCCCTCTTCGGCagggtggtgggttggtgcggggatcttaagcgaggaggaggaggccatggtggactggtggtgatggcggcgcccTCCCTCTCTGGTCGAGGAGGACGGCCAGCGGCGAGCGGCAGCTTGGGTTCAATCGGGGGCGACAGAGAGAGGGGGCGAATGAGAAGCGAGCCACCCGCACGAAGCCAACCACCGTCCACCACGCAAGCAGCCTCGACGCGCAAAGTCGAAAAAGCCCTCGGCGGGGGGTAGTATTCCCGTGCGGTGGCACGGGATATTTCCACCAGCGCGCATGGCACGGGACGCGTACAGGCGCACCCGCACACCCGCTCGCTGACGATCGGGGCCCACCAGACGGGACCCCACCGATCAGCGAGCCGCGGCCAGGTGAACGGAGCGGGGGCGTGCGCTGCGGGCAGGCGAAGGGAGCGGGGTCGTGCGGGCTTCGAACGTGCTACGAGGGGGCGGGTTTCGATCTGACGGCCGCGGTCACTCCAGGGGTCAATCCGACGGCCGGAAACGAATCGAGCAAGTCCATCGGACGGCCAGGAATCGTTTTATCTGCCAGGCCCCTTATCTGTAAGGGGATTAAACTAAAATAAATGTGAAATGTAAGGGTCGTGCGGGATTCGAGCGTGCTACGGGGGGTGCGGGTTTCGATCCGACGGACGAGGTCGCTCCAAGGGTCGATCCGACGGCCGGAAATCAATCAAGCAACTCGATCGGACGGCCAGGAATCGCAAATCGCTGAGGAACCAGGGGTTCCGAGCGGTCTCGTTTTTCTGGATAAGCATCCATGACTTCGTGGGTCCACTTCCATCCCCCACCTCCCACGTCTCCGACGCTTTAGTACTCTTGAGTAAGAAAAATCTATCTCTTGAGCCGCCGCACGAGGCGAGCAACTCAGAGCTATGGCGATGGCGGAGGCGGGAGGCGATGGGTCACTCCGGATCCGCCACTGCCCCGCGGAGGTGAGGCCACGTCGTCCGGATCCGCCGTCACCGAAGCAGGGcagccccgcgccgcgccgccgggaTCTGTCGCCGACGGCTCTTGagcaggaggccgccgccgctgccgcggctccagccggcagCGACGTAGAGGTGCTGGCCGGGgaggtgggggggagggggggaggctgCTGGTGGCGGTGCTAGGTTACTCCTGGGTCGCTCGCTCGGGAGCGACACGGGACGGGAGTCGGAGGCAAGCCCGTACAACTTAAAACTTGCACATACAAGTCATGATATCACAGGATACCAGATGGTATGAGCTGGTGTTGTTGTCTTCAGTACATAGTTTATTTTCTCATGATGAAAGACTGATACAAGGTTTATTTTTGCAGTTTTTTGTTTCTGTCATTCTAGATCATGGATGGGTTGCATACATGTGGGATATGCTGAAGGAGATTCATGTTCTGGACTCATTGTGCGCTCAAGTTGTTGGAGGAGTGCAGCGGCATATGATCCACCATGAGGCTGTCTCACAGATTCACTCGGCATTATTCAGCTGCCTACAGTGAGTTCTTTGCGAAATGGCATTGTCCAGCTGACAGATGGAAGGGTAGATTCCTCAAGATAATGTTAAGCTGAGCTAGATGATGGCCCAACTACACTCAAATTCAGATAAACATCAAGAACAGAAAGGAAGTTGCGGAACTTTGCTTAGGGTTTGTAGCACTCAAAGACGAACAGGTTGATCCAGACGGGTCACGGTGGCTGGGGTTTAACCCTATTACAATTCTAGATGCCTCTACCGATATCCAAATCTTGGCTTTATAGCCATTACAAAACAGAAAGTAATCTGAAAGGTAAAAGGAGAGCAGGTGAAGTTGCTGGACAATCAACAGCGACCCTTGACGTGATGGCTGCCGTCCGATGGAAGATCAATGTCTCTCAGCAGCTGTCTGTGGCGCGAAGCGGTAGTGGAGGCCAGCGTCATTGGATGTGAATCGGACAGTGGAGTTTGAATCAACAGCTGAAGCGATAACCTGCAATTAACTGAAGATGGGCTGTTGTCGATTTTCAGATAAGGGGCCTGACAGATAAAACGCGATGTTTTCACTAGGTAAATGGGCATTTTTATCTCACACCTGTGTATCTCATAAGTTTTACTTCTAGAGACCTGACGAAGATTCAAATGTTGTCTTGCCCTTTTTTGCAGTGACGAGTCTGGGATGTGTATGCTTGATGCAATCAGGCAGTACGATGGAGATAAGATGATGTGGCCATTGACGAAAGGTTCATAGTCTGTTTGACTTTCTTACTTCTTTCATAAATTTGTCGGATGAGAACTTTCGCAGCCAGAGCTTGCATGCTGTTTTGGCTCTGAAATCTGCAGAAAAACTTGGCCACTTTTCGGCAAACAGCTGTTTTCGAGGTATTTTGTTTGCATGACGAGCACAGAAATTGTGTCTGAAAATTTGTTACGGGCTGCCCTAGAAGACCATGAATGGGTGTTATCGCCAATGCTTATGTAGTGTGCAAATTGTTCATCACCTTGTGAGGGTTTGGACGGTATGTTTAGTGATCTAAACGGTTTTATATTTCattatggagggagtactttttgtTAGGATGGAACTAGTAAGTACGTGGATCTTCTAAATGACTTGTTAGCTATATTGTGTATGAAGAGCAACGCACTCGAATGCTGATCGACGAACCTCTTTTTTTTTCAGATCATTTATTTATGAAAACCTTTTAATCGGTACAAGGTGTTGATTCAGCCAGTTCCGTATATGCCTGTGAATCTGTGATCTCAGAGATACTCATGCATATTTGACAAACTTGGCGCGGCTGTATTTTACTTctctctctgtaaactaatatagaaTAGAGAAAAAACAGATTTTTTGGATTCGTCATCAACTTTTTGTTTTTACCCCAGGTGGTAGTAGCTCATTGAGACCAGTATGCTCGCCGAATATTTATCATTTTTTGGCAATCGTTTGGCAGAGACTGAGCGGCCATGAGAGAGCGACAGGTGGAGTAAAATGCAGTTGGTGGCCGATCCCAGCCCGTCTACAACCCACAACGGGCGTTACGTGCCGTTTGCAACATCGGCACAACGTCGCCTCCTCCCGTCCACAATAGGCATTAAATGAGGCGACGTAAATGCCAAGCAATACAGCGTACGTCTCATATCCTAGAACGAGTGGACGGCTCGTGATAACGTGACCACGCGAGCTCATCCACGCCAATGAGTTTTCGATCTACAACCGGCCTTCTCATATGCCCTCTATATGTTCAGACGGACAGCCCGGTCCGTGGCTGGTCACAAAAACATGACCCAGCCAGACTTCTCGATTCGACCATATACGTCCGGCTGATGCGCTATCCGGCCCAAATCTGAAAAGGATACGAGGAGGCACGGATATGCTCAGGCGCGTCCAGCACACTAGACTGACGTATGGGATCCGTGTGGGCAACCGTTGTTACCCAGCAGTGCGGCAAGCCGCCCGAGGGGCCTGTTTTCTAAAAAGGAGGCTTACCACCGGCCTCTGTATCAATCGATGCATACAGCCATATTATTAAAATCAAAACAAGGTCTTAAGATCCACGGAAACTCAAAATCCGAAAGATAAACAAATCTGTAAAACGCCACACCCGGCGAGAAAGCGCCACATCCGGCTATACAAAACAGGCTACGATGCTTACACACCTAGCCTATTATTAGCTCGCCATCCAAATCGGCTGAAGATAGCGCATGCTAGCTCTGCAATCGGCTGCACCCAATAACCATAATCTCCCTGTAGTATgcatgagtgagtaacgaccacatacggattCAGGTTGTagctctgtagataacctgcaaaaaaataGTGATTTTGTCccattaaaaatcatatcatttcgactgttccatatagcccataatagtGCACATATCCCTATGCGAATATGTTTAGTTGTGTGTATGTCTACTTCattaagccacgtcccaaatagcGTGTTTATACTCATTGGAGGATTAATGGATCGCTATAACAATTTTGCAAGTGGACAttcaagaaagaggtgtttaattgtctcgttttgatcacaaaaacaacatctaGATTGGCCGACCCAATTCTTTTTCATCAGATTATCTTTGGTCAAGATGACTcctttgtggacaaaccacataaagatCTTGATGCGGAGTGGAACTTTAATCTTCCATATGTGCAAAGACCTCGACAATGGCCCGGAATCAATTAAGTCCAAATACATGGATTTGGCAGAGAATATTCCATTCATGGTTAACCTCCAACTAATTGTATCTGCCTGATCTGAaagttgaacatccatcaacctACGTACCAGGTGTAACCAAGCATTCCAACATTCCCCTACAAGAGATCTCCTAAATTGGATATTAAGTGGTACTGAGTTTAATATTGTGGCGACATAATCTTCCTTACATTGCACAATATCATATAGAGAGGGGTATTGTAAGGCCAGGGGCATCTCCCCTAGCCAAGTGTCCTCCCAGAACCTAGTAGAAGTACCAATACCAATTAGGAACTTCACCCGCTGAAAGAAAGTTACTTTTGTCTTCATTAACCCTTTCCAAAAGGGTGAGTCTGTTGGTCTTGCATTCACCTG is from Triticum aestivum cultivar Chinese Spring chromosome 1B, IWGSC CS RefSeq v2.1, whole genome shotgun sequence and encodes:
- the LOC123079987 gene encoding uncharacterized protein translates to MDAYPEKRDRSEPLVPQRFAIPGPHAPAPFTWPRLADRWGPVWWAPIVSERVCGCACTRPVPCALVEISRATAREYYPPPRAFSTLRVEAACVVDGGWLRAGGSLLIRPLSLSPPIEPKLPLAAGRPPRPEREGAAITTSPPWPPPPRLRSPHQPTTLPKRARPRRLPFHAVSVRPRRSAVSSASAASSPQQLPALGDGDDANRPTGVPVPEPFSRDAAIALPRPLTSADLMGQARGKASGVPGRHGSAERGWKGRCYYQGSLKSEARSG